The stretch of DNA AGATCGGGTGACTCGTCGGCAGCGGCGTGTCAAGGGCGTTGGCGTCGTTGCCGAAGGCCGACTTCAGGAAGTCGCTGGCCGACTCGATGAAGACGCCGTTCCCACCGGCCGCGTCGACGAGCAGCGTGCCGCCACCCTCGACGTAGGTCTTGAGCTTGTCACCCACGCCGTCCTTGAAGATCAAGGCGTCGGTGCCGGTGAGATGGAGCACGTCGAACTCGGCCAGCGTGTCGGTCGCGGGGTCGACGGTCTGCACGTCGAGCTTGGTCGCGTAGTCGTTGTGCATCACGGCCGTAAAGCGTTCCCACCCGGCGGGCTCAGGGTTCCAGTTGCCCTGGTACATCAGCCGGCCGACCTTCAGCTGGCGGGTGGTCTTCTTGGCGTCGTTGACCTCGACGAGCGGCGTCGTGCCGCGTGGGCCCTGGGGCAGGTTGCCGACGCTGTAGAGGTAGAGGTTGAC from Planctomycetota bacterium encodes:
- a CDS encoding DUF4159 domain-containing protein, with product GLSNGVRELMVIATGDPARAWQLRDLSQDGPMELGVNLYLYSVGNLPQGPRGTTPLVEVNDAKKTTRQLKVGRLMYQGNWNPEPAGWERFTAVMHNDYATKLDVQTVDPATDTLAEFDVLHLTGTDALIFKDGVGDKLKTYVEGGGTLLVDAAGGNGVFIESASDFLKSAFGNDANALDTPLPTSHPIYKATPEAIDTVDYTLFARRTVGGANKGRLRGISFENRLGVIVSHEDLSNGLVGSNVDGVMGYVPADATRLTAAALLHAADRRQ